One segment of Halomonas sp. TD01 DNA contains the following:
- a CDS encoding VTT domain-containing protein, with translation MADTLFALSLSPAMLLLMVALISLLESLALVGLLVPGVVLITAAASLAGHEAIALPWLTGAALLGAILGDSISYLLGYHHREQVTNRWPLSIHPEWLERGVLFFERYGIHSVFIGRFVGPVRPIIPLIAGMMRMPKRTFLWANITSAALWAPAYVLPGYLLGRTWQQHLNLPQNIETAIITLGASIVVLAVVFSWGRAQVGRHGFIYLATARLIRRVPFMRRSWLSMSLNDEVPLASLLLFVITLASVSAWTLLVMNHQGPLAIDLQAQRLFSWLTNEPLQLVSLSLAKIGDSLGVTALLLPLAVWLIHHKRMDALSHWAFAIGGVALLNTMGKMVFGRVRPETPDYLAGSFSYPSAHTSTAVVVAGLAAAFIAAGLHRKQRVWVYWLAIILVTPMALSRLILGVHWLSDLIGGALLGLLVCALVRLNWQRSVRTPLPRCPWGRLIAATIVLVGLRVILLPPV, from the coding sequence ATGGCTGATACGCTTTTTGCCCTGTCGCTCTCACCAGCCATGTTACTACTGATGGTTGCGCTAATTTCACTGCTTGAATCCCTTGCGTTGGTTGGCTTATTGGTTCCAGGCGTTGTGTTAATCACCGCAGCCGCGTCTTTGGCGGGGCATGAAGCCATTGCCCTACCATGGCTAACCGGCGCTGCGTTACTAGGCGCCATTTTGGGGGATAGCATTAGCTACCTGCTCGGCTATCACCACCGCGAACAGGTCACCAACCGCTGGCCGTTATCCATCCATCCAGAATGGCTTGAACGCGGCGTACTTTTTTTTGAACGTTATGGTATCCATTCAGTATTTATTGGCCGATTCGTAGGGCCAGTCCGTCCCATTATTCCGCTTATTGCAGGCATGATGCGGATGCCAAAACGCACATTTTTGTGGGCTAATATCACTTCCGCCGCCCTGTGGGCACCCGCTTATGTGCTGCCTGGCTACTTACTAGGAAGAACCTGGCAACAGCACCTCAATCTCCCCCAAAACATTGAAACGGCAATCATTACATTAGGCGCCAGCATCGTCGTGCTTGCGGTGGTTTTTTCCTGGGGAAGAGCTCAGGTTGGGCGCCATGGCTTTATCTACTTGGCAACAGCACGCCTTATTCGTCGTGTCCCTTTTATGCGTCGTTCCTGGCTCTCAATGAGCCTTAATGATGAAGTGCCGCTAGCCTCGTTACTGTTATTTGTGATCACGTTGGCAAGTGTCTCAGCCTGGACACTGCTGGTAATGAACCATCAAGGCCCACTGGCGATTGACCTACAAGCGCAGCGGCTGTTTAGCTGGTTAACCAATGAGCCACTTCAGTTAGTCAGCTTGAGCTTGGCCAAAATAGGCGACTCACTTGGGGTTACCGCCCTACTTTTGCCTTTGGCAGTTTGGCTGATACACCACAAGCGCATGGATGCTCTTAGCCATTGGGCGTTTGCCATCGGTGGTGTTGCGCTGCTCAACACAATGGGAAAGATGGTTTTTGGGCGTGTACGGCCAGAAACACCAGACTATCTGGCTGGCTCATTTTCATACCCAAGCGCACACACCTCCACGGCAGTTGTCGTTGCTGGGCTAGCAGCTGCGTTCATTGCAGCCGGGTTGCACCGCAAACAACGCGTTTGGGTTTATTGGCTAGCCATTATACTGGTCACGCCGATGGCGTTATCGCGCTTAATATTAGGCGTTCATTGGCTAAGTGATCTCATCGGCGGCGCCCTCTTGGGCCTGCTAGTATGCGCCCTCGTTCGGCTGAATTGGCAGCGAAGCGTTAGAACTCCCTTACCTCGTTGCCCGTGGGGCAGACTAATAGCAGCCACCATCGTGCTGGTAGGCCTGCGTGTTATCCTGCTACCACCTGTTTAG
- a CDS encoding ABC transporter substrate-binding protein, whose amino-acid sequence MTFKKTLLASVIGAVVAGTTMLPMTASAETLRIGYSADPETLDIHEQLSGGMLRLSHLAFDPLVRWTKDFQFEPRLATEWEQVDETTTRMTLREGVTFHSGNEFTAKDVVWTIERLKESPDYRAIFEPVAGAEAVDDYTVEITTTEPYPLLLNLATYIFPMDSEFYTGETESGNEKAEIVKAGNSFASRNVSGTGPFIITERRQGVRVDFERFEDYWDTDSEGNVSKIVLTPIAENASRVAALLSGGVDFIDAVPPNDLDRVREADNANLVEVDGTRIIGFQMNEERVEAFQDARVRQAVDLAINQEGIADRLMRGFATPAGQFSPEGYSGHNPDLVPRYDIERAKELMAEAGYEEGFSVDMIAPNNRYVNDAQIAQAVANMLAQININVNLRTMPLAQYWPEYDTRESDIAMIGWHADTEDTANFFQYLSFCIDEETGVGQYNYGSYCNEEIDALVTAADSETDLEKRNEMLREAEAMLYEDVGYIMLHWQNLAYGAADGIDIEPIVNAIDFPYLGDLVINR is encoded by the coding sequence ATGACGTTTAAGAAAACGCTACTGGCTTCTGTCATTGGTGCTGTGGTTGCGGGCACGACGATGCTACCGATGACCGCAAGTGCTGAAACCCTGCGCATTGGTTACTCTGCCGACCCTGAAACCCTCGATATCCATGAGCAGTTATCTGGCGGCATGCTGCGCCTTTCGCACTTAGCGTTTGACCCGCTGGTACGTTGGACAAAAGATTTTCAGTTTGAGCCGCGTCTGGCGACTGAATGGGAACAGGTAGACGAAACGACGACACGCATGACCCTGCGTGAAGGTGTCACCTTCCACTCAGGTAACGAATTTACCGCCAAAGATGTGGTATGGACGATTGAACGTCTGAAAGAGAGCCCGGATTATCGCGCTATTTTTGAGCCCGTCGCAGGTGCTGAAGCAGTTGACGATTACACTGTCGAAATTACAACCACTGAGCCCTACCCGCTACTGCTGAACCTTGCAACTTACATCTTCCCCATGGATAGCGAGTTCTACACGGGTGAAACCGAAAGCGGCAATGAAAAAGCTGAAATCGTAAAAGCGGGCAACTCATTTGCATCGCGAAATGTCTCAGGCACTGGCCCATTTATTATCACTGAACGCCGTCAAGGTGTCCGCGTTGATTTTGAACGCTTTGAGGATTACTGGGATACCGACAGCGAAGGTAACGTTTCTAAAATTGTCCTGACGCCCATTGCTGAAAATGCCTCACGCGTGGCGGCACTACTGTCAGGCGGCGTTGACTTTATCGATGCGGTGCCACCTAACGACCTGGATCGTGTTCGCGAAGCCGATAACGCCAATCTCGTAGAAGTGGACGGCACACGCATCATTGGCTTCCAAATGAATGAAGAACGCGTTGAAGCCTTCCAGGATGCACGGGTTCGCCAAGCTGTTGATTTGGCGATTAACCAAGAAGGTATTGCCGACCGATTGATGCGTGGTTTCGCCACGCCAGCGGGCCAGTTCTCTCCAGAAGGCTACTCTGGCCACAACCCTGACTTAGTGCCACGTTATGACATTGAACGCGCCAAAGAGCTGATGGCAGAAGCGGGCTACGAGGAAGGGTTCAGCGTTGACATGATCGCGCCGAATAACCGCTACGTGAACGATGCTCAGATCGCTCAAGCAGTGGCTAACATGCTGGCGCAGATCAACATTAATGTTAACCTGCGCACGATGCCGCTTGCTCAGTACTGGCCCGAATACGATACTCGCGAATCTGACATTGCAATGATTGGCTGGCATGCGGACACCGAAGACACCGCTAACTTCTTCCAGTATCTCTCTTTCTGCATTGATGAAGAGACCGGCGTTGGTCAATACAACTACGGCAGCTATTGCAACGAAGAAATTGACGCGCTTGTTACTGCGGCAGATAGCGAAACTGATTTAGAAAAACGCAATGAAATGCTGCGTGAAGCGGAAGCCATGCTCTATGAAGACGTAGGCTACATCATGTTGCATTGGCAAAATCTCGCCTATGGCGCTGCTGACGGCATAGATATCGAACCAATCGTTAACGCCATTGACTTCCCCTATCTAGGTGATCTGGTAATTAATCGCTAA
- a CDS encoding flavin prenyltransferase UbiX: protein MTDFKPPVTVALTGASGAQYGLRLIDVLVAAGHEVWVMISKAAHMVIATETDVSLPAQPKRLVEALTEQSGAKPGQIRCFGREDWMAPVASGSGAPSAMVICPCSTGTLSAVATGASNNLIERAADVAIKERRTLVMVPRESPFSPIHLEHMLALSRLGVVILPAAPGFYHRPERIEDLIDFVVARILNQLGITHRLVPRWGEGYETTSSDADNDVNNTEE from the coding sequence GTGACAGACTTTAAACCGCCGGTAACAGTGGCGCTGACAGGTGCTTCGGGCGCGCAGTATGGCCTGCGCTTGATCGACGTATTAGTGGCTGCAGGTCATGAAGTGTGGGTAATGATTTCCAAAGCAGCGCATATGGTCATTGCCACTGAGACAGATGTGTCGTTACCTGCTCAGCCTAAACGCTTAGTCGAGGCACTCACCGAGCAGAGTGGCGCTAAGCCCGGTCAAATCCGCTGTTTTGGTCGTGAAGACTGGATGGCACCCGTCGCATCAGGTTCTGGCGCCCCCTCTGCGATGGTGATTTGCCCCTGCTCTACAGGCACGCTTTCAGCAGTCGCAACTGGCGCGAGCAATAACTTAATTGAGCGTGCCGCCGACGTCGCTATCAAAGAGCGACGGACGTTAGTCATGGTGCCACGTGAAAGCCCCTTTTCACCCATTCACCTAGAGCACATGCTGGCGCTAAGCCGCTTGGGAGTGGTGATTTTGCCTGCGGCTCCCGGTTTTTATCATCGCCCGGAACGAATAGAAGATTTAATCGACTTTGTGGTTGCCCGGATACTCAACCAGTTAGGCATTACCCACCGCCTTGTACCGCGTTGGGGTGAAGGGTATGAAACCACGTCTAGCGATGCAGATAACGATGTAAACAATACGGAAGAGTAA
- a CDS encoding glutaredoxin family protein, producing the protein MRVLIRYFFRGVRLILAPVMLISEKLSTPKSVERTEEEQAKVDAACEHLALYQFRTCPFCIKVRKEIARLGLNIELRDAQLDPDHKKALQEGGGKVKVPCLKINHEDGREEWLYESDAINRWLHQHFA; encoded by the coding sequence ATGCGCGTTTTGATTCGCTATTTCTTCAGAGGTGTCCGCCTTATTCTAGCCCCCGTCATGTTGATCTCAGAGAAGCTTTCAACCCCTAAATCTGTAGAGCGTACCGAGGAAGAGCAAGCTAAGGTCGATGCCGCCTGTGAACACCTAGCCCTCTATCAGTTCCGCACATGTCCTTTCTGCATCAAAGTACGTAAAGAAATCGCGCGACTGGGACTCAATATCGAATTACGCGACGCTCAGCTAGACCCTGACCATAAAAAAGCGCTTCAAGAAGGCGGTGGCAAAGTTAAAGTTCCGTGCTTAAAAATTAACCATGAAGACGGCCGGGAAGAGTGGCTCTACGAGTCAGATGCCATTAACCGCTGGTTACACCAACATTTCGCTTAG
- a CDS encoding ABC transporter permease: MIAFLIKRLMHAILVMFVISVLAFAIQDNLGDPVQQMVGQSVPESEREAIRERLGLNDSFLVQYVRFAKNAVQGDFGYSYFYREPALEVIARHLPATLELVFAATLIIVLFSVPIGVYSAIKPRSPISRFFMGASIIGISIPVFLTAILLIQIFSIGITITLFPESTSWGAWLNSLLSTEGNMPSFGRGYDLVHVVGHWDTNLATWNGLQHLVLPAISLASIMLPLFIRLIRAEMMEVLQSEYVKYARAKGISMRRVYFVHALKNTMLPVITVGGVQIGTMVAYTILTETVFQWPGMGLMFLDAINRADIPLIVTYLMIVGVIFVVTNTIVDLIYGFVNPTVKLTGKPA; encoded by the coding sequence ATGATTGCTTTTCTAATCAAGCGCCTGATGCACGCGATATTGGTGATGTTTGTCATCAGTGTACTGGCCTTCGCCATCCAGGATAACCTGGGTGACCCTGTACAACAGATGGTCGGACAGTCGGTCCCCGAAAGTGAACGTGAAGCTATTCGCGAGCGCTTAGGCTTAAATGATTCGTTTTTAGTTCAGTATGTACGCTTTGCTAAAAATGCGGTGCAAGGCGATTTTGGGTACTCCTATTTCTACCGCGAACCTGCGCTGGAAGTAATTGCTCGGCATTTGCCTGCAACGCTCGAACTGGTGTTTGCCGCCACGCTCATTATTGTGCTTTTTTCCGTACCAATCGGCGTTTATAGCGCGATAAAACCTCGCTCTCCTATATCACGTTTTTTTATGGGCGCCTCAATTATTGGTATTTCGATACCGGTGTTTTTGACCGCCATTTTATTGATTCAGATTTTCTCGATTGGGATCACTATCACCCTGTTTCCTGAAAGTACCAGCTGGGGAGCTTGGTTAAATAGCCTGCTGTCGACAGAAGGTAATATGCCATCGTTTGGCCGTGGCTATGACTTAGTGCATGTGGTAGGCCACTGGGACACCAACTTAGCCACGTGGAATGGCTTACAGCATTTGGTACTACCCGCTATTTCACTCGCCTCCATTATGTTGCCGCTGTTTATCCGCCTGATTCGCGCAGAAATGATGGAAGTGCTGCAGTCAGAGTATGTGAAGTACGCCCGAGCGAAAGGCATTTCAATGCGACGTGTTTACTTTGTTCACGCGCTTAAAAACACCATGCTGCCGGTTATCACCGTTGGCGGCGTACAGATCGGCACCATGGTGGCTTACACCATTTTGACCGAAACTGTTTTCCAATGGCCGGGCATGGGACTGATGTTCCTTGATGCTATTAACCGAGCCGATATACCGCTAATTGTTACTTACTTGATGATTGTCGGCGTCATTTTCGTGGTGACGAACACCATTGTGGATTTGATCTACGGCTTCGTGAACCCCACCGTAAAACTGACAGGTAAGCCCGCATGA
- the mpl gene encoding UDP-N-acetylmuramate:L-alanyl-gamma-D-glutamyl-meso-diaminopimelate ligase: MRLHIMGICGTFMGSLALLARELGHQVSGSDTNVYPPMSTQLEEAGITLMEGYRAENLADQPALVIVGNALSRGNPEVEALLNSGLSYTSGAQWLAEHVLPGRQVIAVAGTHGKTTTASLLAWLLESAGFTPGFLIGGVPRNFGVSARLGHHDSPFIVEADEYDTAFFDKRSKFVHYRPQIAVMNNLEFDHADIFPDLAAIERQFHHLVRTVPSRGCLLVADQQPALERVLEMGVWSPVEHFGTLENSEWQLRLERSDGSRFQVLHIGVEGEEDGVVEWALTGEHNARNALAALAAASRCGVNLARACAALSRFKTPRRRQEVLGEVDGVQVIDDFAHHPTAIAATLKGLRAATTKGRLLAVIEPRSNTMRLGALRARLNESVADADAVFWFQPAGLDWSMEALVAEQGKRAELFSDIDALVQAVVTQASPLDRIVVMSNGGFEGVHQRLLSALSAKEQAE, translated from the coding sequence ATGCGTCTGCATATTATGGGTATCTGCGGCACTTTTATGGGGAGCCTGGCTCTGCTAGCGCGGGAGTTAGGGCATCAGGTGAGCGGCTCAGATACGAATGTGTATCCTCCCATGAGCACCCAGTTAGAAGAGGCGGGGATAACCCTGATGGAGGGATATCGCGCCGAAAATCTTGCTGATCAGCCTGCACTTGTCATTGTGGGAAATGCGTTATCTCGGGGTAACCCCGAAGTCGAGGCGCTGCTAAATAGCGGTTTGTCCTATACCTCAGGCGCTCAGTGGCTGGCTGAACATGTACTGCCTGGCAGGCAAGTCATTGCCGTTGCAGGTACTCACGGTAAGACCACCACTGCCAGCCTTTTAGCATGGTTATTGGAAAGCGCTGGCTTTACGCCTGGATTTTTAATTGGTGGTGTGCCGCGTAATTTTGGTGTGTCGGCACGCTTAGGTCATCACGATAGCCCGTTTATTGTAGAGGCTGACGAGTACGATACGGCGTTTTTTGACAAGCGCTCTAAGTTTGTTCACTACCGCCCCCAGATTGCGGTGATGAACAACTTAGAGTTTGACCATGCCGATATATTCCCTGACCTTGCTGCGATTGAGCGCCAGTTCCACCATTTGGTACGAACCGTGCCGAGCCGAGGTTGCTTGTTAGTTGCTGATCAACAGCCTGCGCTGGAACGTGTTTTAGAAATGGGAGTATGGTCGCCGGTCGAGCATTTCGGCACATTAGAGAACAGCGAGTGGCAATTGCGTTTGGAACGCTCTGATGGCAGCCGCTTTCAGGTGCTCCACATTGGGGTAGAGGGCGAAGAGGACGGCGTAGTCGAGTGGGCGTTAACCGGTGAGCACAACGCGCGTAATGCGCTTGCGGCACTTGCCGCTGCGAGCCGTTGTGGTGTGAATCTTGCTCGCGCTTGCGCTGCGCTTTCTCGTTTTAAAACACCCCGTCGCCGTCAGGAAGTCCTCGGGGAAGTGGACGGAGTGCAAGTCATCGATGACTTTGCCCACCATCCAACAGCGATTGCGGCCACCTTAAAAGGGCTGCGTGCAGCCACCACCAAAGGGCGTTTGCTGGCGGTGATTGAGCCACGCTCCAATACCATGCGTTTAGGCGCACTGCGTGCTCGACTGAATGAGAGCGTTGCCGATGCGGATGCCGTGTTCTGGTTTCAACCGGCAGGGCTTGACTGGTCAATGGAAGCGTTAGTGGCTGAACAAGGCAAGCGCGCTGAACTATTTAGCGATATCGATGCGCTCGTGCAAGCGGTTGTGACTCAAGCGTCACCACTAGACCGTATTGTTGTGATGTCTAATGGCGGTTTTGAAGGAGTTCATCAGCGCCTGTTGAGCGCGCTATCTGCCAAGGAGCAAGCTGAGTGA
- a CDS encoding ABC transporter ATP-binding protein, translating to MSAQGEMHSTIHSTSHTQNEESSESLLQIRGLKKRFSLSGDFLDQLRFKGGKLVRHQEHVHAINGVNLDIKRGEALCVVGESGCGKSTVARTVMGLLTPTEGEIRYDGQRIDNLSSRQLLPYRKRMQMIFQNPYASLNPRMTIQQTLEEPLRLHHPDWNREKILDKVQDVMGSVGIDPDWGKRFGHEFSGGQRQRIAIARALAVDPEFIVADEPISALDVSIQAQVLNLLMEAQQARNLTYLFITHDLAVVEHFGTRVAVMYLGTVCEVATTATLFAKPRHPYTQALLSAIPRLKDDRPQHIRLTGEVPTPVNLPSGCVFHGRCPYANARCHQEIPILQTQDDGTRVACHAVEEGRL from the coding sequence ATGAGTGCTCAGGGAGAAATGCACAGTACAATACACAGTACGTCGCACACTCAAAATGAAGAGAGCAGCGAATCGCTACTGCAAATTCGTGGCCTAAAAAAGCGTTTTTCATTATCAGGGGATTTTTTGGATCAGTTGCGCTTTAAAGGCGGCAAGCTGGTTCGTCACCAAGAGCATGTACACGCTATTAACGGCGTTAACCTCGATATAAAACGCGGCGAAGCGCTCTGCGTGGTTGGTGAATCTGGCTGCGGTAAATCCACTGTTGCCAGAACAGTCATGGGGTTACTCACGCCCACCGAGGGCGAAATTCGCTATGACGGGCAGAGGATCGACAACTTAAGTTCCCGCCAGCTATTGCCTTATCGCAAGCGCATGCAGATGATTTTCCAAAATCCTTATGCATCGCTTAATCCTCGGATGACGATCCAGCAAACGCTGGAAGAACCGCTGCGCTTGCACCACCCAGACTGGAACCGTGAAAAGATACTCGACAAGGTTCAGGACGTCATGGGTTCAGTGGGGATTGACCCCGACTGGGGCAAGCGTTTTGGGCACGAGTTTTCAGGTGGCCAGCGCCAGCGTATCGCCATAGCACGCGCCCTAGCCGTCGATCCTGAGTTTATTGTTGCCGACGAACCCATTTCGGCACTGGATGTATCCATTCAGGCACAAGTGCTCAACCTGCTGATGGAGGCGCAACAAGCGCGTAACCTGACTTATCTATTCATCACCCACGATTTAGCGGTTGTAGAGCACTTTGGCACTCGTGTAGCGGTGATGTATTTAGGTACAGTTTGTGAAGTGGCAACGACAGCGACGCTGTTCGCTAAACCGCGCCACCCCTATACCCAGGCGCTGCTCTCGGCAATTCCACGCCTGAAGGATGACCGGCCCCAGCATATTCGTCTTACCGGCGAAGTGCCGACACCAGTCAACTTACCGAGCGGCTGCGTATTCCATGGCCGTTGCCCCTATGCCAACGCCCGCTGCCACCAGGAAATTCCTATCCTGCAAACCCAGGATGACGGCACTCGCGTTGCGTGCCACGCTGTTGAAGAAGGCCGCCTATGA
- a CDS encoding LysE family translocator codes for MMSWATLSVFVPTFLFVSLTPGMCMTLAMVLGMTQGVKRTLWMMIGELIGVGIVAAAAGAGVAALMLRQPELFIAFKWVGGAYLAYLGIMMWRSRGRMAIPDELNAGPAAGRVQLATQGLVTAVANPKGWAFFMVLLPPFLDGSRPLAPQLTLLIAVILVIEFASMLVYATGGKTLRNVLGKSGNVRLLNRIAGTLMIGVGVWLALG; via the coding sequence ATGATGTCATGGGCGACGCTGTCGGTGTTTGTACCCACGTTTTTGTTCGTTTCCCTAACGCCGGGGATGTGTATGACGTTGGCGATGGTGCTGGGAATGACCCAGGGAGTGAAGCGAACGCTGTGGATGATGATAGGCGAGCTAATTGGCGTTGGCATCGTTGCGGCCGCCGCGGGTGCTGGTGTGGCAGCGTTAATGCTGCGTCAGCCAGAGCTGTTCATTGCGTTTAAGTGGGTGGGCGGCGCGTACTTGGCTTATTTGGGCATTATGATGTGGCGCTCTAGGGGGCGTATGGCTATCCCTGACGAGCTTAATGCTGGGCCAGCCGCTGGGCGGGTACAGCTGGCTACTCAGGGGTTAGTCACGGCAGTGGCCAACCCCAAGGGGTGGGCCTTTTTTATGGTGCTGCTGCCACCGTTTTTAGATGGCAGTCGGCCACTAGCGCCTCAGCTTACCCTTCTTATTGCGGTTATTTTAGTGATCGAGTTTGCCAGCATGCTGGTGTACGCCACTGGGGGGAAAACGCTGCGTAACGTGCTAGGCAAAAGCGGCAATGTACGGTTGCTTAACCGTATTGCAGGGACACTAATGATTGGGGTGGGTGTCTGGCTGGCACTGGGGTAG
- a CDS encoding ABC transporter ATP-binding protein encodes MALLEVSQLDVRFALRQGEVRALRDVNFTLERGERLGIVGESGAGKSVAAFSLLNLIAKPGFIAGGSIKFEGQTLNTMSERGLRKVRGNRISMIFQDPMMTLNPVLSIGEQMVECLKAHRRISTKEARAISLDKLRQVQIPSPETRLDQYPHELSGGMRQRIIIAIALLLDPDIIIADEPTTALDVTIQAEIMALLLELCEQHNVGLILITHDLGVVSQVTQRMLVMYAGRVIEQGPTREIINDPQHPYTQGLINALPQMATPGEKLNQIRGSMPSLSNLPSGCAFHPRCDFINRADGQPRPACTQQVPEFVESGNCRVACHMVAEMLEDRRLKEETR; translated from the coding sequence ATGGCGCTACTTGAAGTCTCTCAACTCGACGTACGTTTTGCACTTCGCCAAGGTGAAGTGCGCGCTCTTCGCGATGTCAATTTCACCCTGGAGCGCGGCGAGCGCTTAGGCATCGTAGGCGAGTCTGGCGCGGGTAAATCCGTGGCCGCCTTCTCACTACTTAATCTGATTGCCAAGCCCGGCTTTATAGCCGGTGGCAGCATTAAGTTTGAAGGTCAGACACTTAATACCATGTCCGAGCGCGGTCTGCGCAAAGTACGCGGCAATCGCATCTCGATGATTTTCCAAGACCCAATGATGACGCTAAACCCCGTACTCTCGATTGGTGAGCAGATGGTCGAGTGCCTAAAAGCGCACCGACGTATCTCCACCAAAGAAGCACGCGCCATCTCTCTGGATAAGTTGCGCCAAGTTCAGATTCCGTCGCCAGAGACACGCTTGGATCAATACCCCCACGAGCTTTCTGGTGGTATGCGCCAGCGCATTATTATCGCCATCGCCCTACTGCTCGACCCCGACATTATCATTGCTGATGAACCGACCACCGCCTTGGACGTGACCATCCAAGCGGAAATCATGGCGCTCCTTCTTGAGCTATGCGAACAGCACAACGTGGGCCTGATTCTTATCACTCACGACTTGGGTGTCGTGAGTCAGGTCACTCAGCGTATGCTGGTTATGTATGCTGGTCGTGTTATTGAACAAGGCCCCACGCGGGAAATTATCAATGATCCGCAGCACCCCTATACCCAAGGGCTGATCAACGCGTTACCGCAAATGGCGACGCCCGGCGAAAAGCTCAATCAAATCCGCGGCAGCATGCCGTCACTCTCTAACTTGCCTAGCGGCTGCGCGTTTCATCCGCGCTGCGACTTCATCAATAGAGCAGATGGTCAACCACGCCCTGCCTGCACCCAGCAAGTGCCTGAATTTGTCGAATCCGGCAATTGCCGTGTCGCCTGCCATATGGTGGCTGAAATGCTTGAAGACCGTCGCCTGAAGGAGGAAACACGATGA
- a CDS encoding ABC transporter permease, producing MTTPTTTMAPSRWERLRDSYLWYSFKRDRTAQLCLAVFICLVIAAFSAPLLAPTNPYDLAQIDIMSSELPPFWIDGADERYSLGTDAQGRDLWSIILYGTRVSLLIGFGAVILQALLGVTFGLMAGYLGGRVDAFLMRLADIQLSFSTLMVAIVVGALVKATMGSAFYSQYAVLMLILIIGLAEWPQYARTVRASVLAEKNKEYVDAARVMGLRSKRIMFRHVLPNTMSPIFVISTVQIANAIISEAALSFLGLGMPETHPSLGSLIKAGFDYIQSGSWWITLIPGAVLIVLVLSINLLGDWLRDVMNPRLYKG from the coding sequence ATGACAACGCCTACAACAACGATGGCACCCAGCCGTTGGGAACGCCTGCGTGATTCCTATTTATGGTACAGCTTTAAGCGCGATCGCACGGCCCAACTGTGTCTCGCGGTATTTATTTGCCTAGTCATTGCGGCGTTTTCAGCGCCTTTGCTAGCCCCCACCAATCCTTATGACCTCGCACAAATCGACATTATGTCGTCCGAATTACCGCCTTTTTGGATTGATGGTGCTGATGAGCGTTACAGCTTAGGCACCGATGCCCAGGGACGCGATTTATGGTCGATTATTCTCTACGGCACACGCGTATCGCTACTAATTGGTTTTGGCGCTGTCATACTTCAAGCGCTGCTCGGCGTAACGTTCGGCCTAATGGCAGGCTACTTAGGTGGCCGCGTCGATGCTTTTTTGATGCGCTTAGCCGATATCCAGCTGTCCTTTTCTACACTAATGGTCGCTATCGTGGTGGGTGCTCTGGTGAAAGCCACCATGGGTAGCGCGTTTTACAGCCAATATGCCGTGCTCATGCTGATTTTAATTATCGGGCTAGCTGAGTGGCCTCAGTACGCACGCACGGTGCGCGCTTCGGTGTTAGCTGAGAAAAACAAAGAGTACGTCGATGCTGCACGAGTGATGGGCCTACGCAGCAAACGTATTATGTTTCGCCATGTGCTGCCGAACACCATGTCTCCGATTTTTGTTATCTCAACGGTGCAAATTGCCAACGCCATTATTTCTGAGGCGGCACTGTCATTCCTAGGCCTCGGGATGCCAGAAACCCACCCTTCTCTTGGATCGCTGATTAAAGCCGGCTTTGACTATATTCAGTCAGGCTCTTGGTGGATCACCCTGATTCCTGGTGCGGTACTCATTGTGCTGGTGCTGTCTATCAATCTATTGGGCGATTGGCTGCGCGATGTCATGAACCCACGACTCTATAAAGGCTGA